From the Nitrospira sp. genome, one window contains:
- a CDS encoding D-glycerate dehydrogenase: MTALRQQYRLISEPTDQPPSSDEQRRGFAEADAVICTLADPITDDLLAAAPRLKIVANYAVGYNNIDVAAATRRGIVVTNTPDVLTDATADLTWALILAVARHVVEGDRWARSGTWPGWAPTQMLGTDVTEKTLGIIGMGRIGQAVALRAQGFRMPVIYASRRPCPPPSGVTTWTHRPLEELLTQADFVSVHVPLSEATRHLIGSRELAMMQSTAFLINTSRGPVVDEAALLVALRQGTIAGAGLDVYEREPVILSGLEQLSNVVLLPHLGSATLDARLKMGMICVENIAAVLGGRAPLNPVIRGV, encoded by the coding sequence ATGACTGCGCTACGACAGCAGTACCGGCTCATTTCTGAACCAACAGATCAGCCGCCTTCCTCAGACGAGCAACGCCGCGGCTTTGCCGAAGCCGACGCCGTCATCTGCACGCTGGCCGATCCGATCACCGACGACTTGCTCGCGGCAGCGCCGCGCCTGAAGATCGTGGCGAACTATGCGGTGGGATACAACAACATCGACGTGGCCGCCGCCACGCGCCGCGGGATCGTGGTGACGAATACGCCGGATGTCCTGACGGATGCGACGGCGGATCTCACCTGGGCCCTGATTCTGGCAGTCGCACGACATGTGGTGGAAGGCGACCGATGGGCCCGCTCCGGGACCTGGCCGGGATGGGCGCCGACTCAAATGCTGGGGACGGATGTCACAGAAAAAACGCTGGGCATCATCGGCATGGGTCGGATCGGGCAGGCTGTCGCCTTGCGCGCGCAAGGGTTTCGTATGCCGGTGATCTATGCCAGCCGTCGGCCCTGTCCCCCTCCATCCGGTGTCACAACCTGGACTCACCGACCATTGGAAGAGCTGCTGACGCAGGCCGACTTCGTGTCGGTGCACGTGCCCTTGTCGGAGGCGACGCGCCATCTCATTGGATCGCGCGAGCTGGCCATGATGCAATCCACCGCCTTTCTGATCAACACGTCCCGCGGACCGGTCGTCGACGAAGCCGCCCTCCTCGTCGCCTTGCGACAAGGGACGATTGCCGGAGCCGGGTTGGATGTGTACGAACGCGAACCGGTGATTCTGTCTGGATTGGAACAGCTCTCGAACGTCGTGCTGTTGCCCCATCTTGGATCGGCAACACTGGACGCTCGTTTGAAGATGGGAATGATCTGCGTGGAAAATATTGCGGCCGTACTTGGAGGCCGGGCTCCGCTGAATCCGGTCATTCGGGGAGTCTAG